The proteins below come from a single Carassius carassius chromosome 11, fCarCar2.1, whole genome shotgun sequence genomic window:
- the LOC132152972 gene encoding receptor activity-modifying protein 1-like → MASVPWRRALFVFLVVNLSVLTTACSSHYGNAIEEFCLAKFKLDMEVLDQHQWCSWEDTVESYGELTNCTFLVALKMNCFWPNRMVDEFFIRVHRHYFHDCAVSGRLLHDPPNRILGPFIVVPILVTLLMTALVVWRSKRSEGIV, encoded by the exons TGAATCTGTCTGTGCTAACGACAGCATGCAGCAGTCACTATGGAAATGCCATTGAGGAGTTCTGCCTGGCCAAGTTCAAGCTGGACATGGAGGTTCTCGATCAGCACCAGTGGTGCAGCTGGGAGGACACAGTTGA GTCCTATGGGGAACTGACCAACTGCACGTTCCTGGTGGCTCTGAAGATGAACTGTTTCTGGCCCAACCGAATGGTGGACGAATTCTTCATCCGGGTGCACAGGCACTACTTCCATGATTGCGCAGTGTCTGGACGTCTGCTTCACGATCCACCTAATCGGATCTTGGGGCCTTTTATCGTGGTGCCTATTCTGGTGACACTACTCATGACTGCTCTAGTGGTGTGGAGGAGTAAACGCAGCGAGGGAATCGTATAA